A single region of the Gasterosteus aculeatus chromosome 1, fGasAcu3.hap1.1, whole genome shotgun sequence genome encodes:
- the cldn8.1 gene encoding claudin-8 — translation MANSALEIVGLILTLIGLIGTAASTGMPMWRVTAFIGENIIVFETRFEGLWMNCYRQADIRMQCKVYDSLLALPPDLQAARGLMCCALALAGLGLLIALLGMQCTSCIQNNDQAKRMVLIVAGSMIIIACICVLVPVSWTAHVIIRDFYNPLLIDAQRRELGEALYIGWVAAAFLLFGGCMFVCCNLQSEDKGSERYVYSKTSDFMNYPPQRLQPQQLVLLPQTQPQFQPVLSRQPSTNYSYHSRYPSVRSGVAYL, via the coding sequence ATGGCCAACTCAGCACTGGAGATTGTGGGTTTGATATTGACCCTGATCGGGCTTATTGGGACGGCCGCAAGCACCGGGATGCCGATGTGGCGAGTCACGGCCTTCATTGGGGAAAACATCATTGTTTTTGAAACCCGCTTTGAGGGTCTGTGGATGAATTGCTATCGGCAGGCCGACATCAGAATGCAGTGCAAGGTGTATGACTCCCTCCTGGCCCTGCCTCCCGACCTCCAGGCGGCCCGGGGGCTCATGTGCTGCGCCCTGGCGTTGGCCGGCCTCGGCCTGCTGATCGCATTGTTGGGGATGCAGTGCACGTCGTGTATCCAAAACAATGATCAGGCAAAGCGGATGGTCCTCATCGTCGCAGGCAGCATGATCATAATTGCGTGCATCTGCGTCCTCGTCCCCGTGTCCTGGACAGCTCACGTCATCATCAGGGACTTCTACAACCCTTTGCTGATAGACGCCCAGCGAAGGGAGCTCGGCGAGGCTCTCTACATCGGCTGGGTGGCCGCCGCCTTCCTGCTATTCGGAGgatgcatgtttgtttgttgcaatCTGCAGTCGGAGGACAAAGGTTCGGAGAGGTACGTGTACTCAAAGACCTCCGACTTCATGAACTATCCTCCGCAGCGCCTGCAGCCTCAGCAGTTGGTGCTTcttccccaaacacaacccCAGTTTCAGCCGGTGCTGTCAAGGCAACCATCAACCAACTACAGCTACCATTCCAGATACCCTTCTGTACGCAGCGGTGTGGCTTATCTCTAA
- the LOC120827083 gene encoding claudin-8, with amino-acid sequence MVEGFCEIAAVCVGLIGLIGAAATTGMPMWKVTAFIGENIVVMETRWEGLWMNCYRQANIRMQCKIYDSLLFLPPDLQAARGLMCCSLALSGLGLLVAVVGMRCTSCIQDNDRAKNVILMVAGGMQLAACVCVLIPVSWTAHVIIRDFYNPLLIDAQRRELGEALYIGWVTGAFLFASAMLFLCRRVASDKASFGVYHQDNLVPIKPYQMRYQPISSVSSHGYDGQQLGPQWQNIPQVMTNGEVLLNPPVVYNSGLPDNVSVVYQGGTARHPSMRSSSNVGSVYAPGISFHSSQSATPYSQAYVSDPNASYQSSFHPVPHTPVFIGYETSRIQQRGNNAGVYI; translated from the coding sequence ATGGTCGAAGGTTTTTGCGAGATAGCCGCAGTGTGCGTCGGTCTGATCGGGCTGATCGGGGCGGCGGCCACCACGGGGATGCCCATGTGGAAGGTGACAGCTTTCATCGGGGAGAACATAGTAGTGATGGAAACCCGCTGGGAGGGCTTGTGGATGAACTGCTACAGACAGGCCAACATCAGGATGCAGTGTAAGATCTACGACTCGCTGCTGTTTCTGCCCCCCGACCTCCAGGCAGCCAGGGGCCTGATGTGCTGCTCTCTGGCCCTCTCGGGTCTGGGCCTCCTTGTGGCTGTGGTCGGAATGAGGTGTACGTCCTGCATCCAGGACAATGACCGGGCCAAGAACGTCATTCTGATGGTCGCGGGTGGAATGCAGCTCGCGGCCTGTGTCTGTGTCCTCATTCCTGTGTCGTGGACGGCTCATGTCATCATTAGAGATTTTTACAACCCACTGCTGATCGACGCCCAGCGGAGGGAGCTGGGAGAGGCTCTCTACATCGGTTGGGTGACGGGCGCTTTCCTTTTCGCATCTGCCATGTTGTTTCTCTGCCGCCGCGTGGCCTCGGACAAAGCCTCGTTCGGCGTGTACCACCAAGACAACTTGGTGCCCATCAAGCCCTATCAAATGAGGTATCAACCCATCTCCAGTGTCTCCAGCCACGGCTACGATGGACAACAGCTTGGGCCGCAATGGCAAAACATCCCCCAGGTTATGACAAATGGTGAAGTACTACTCAATCCTCCCGTCGTGTATAACTCAGGTCTGCCTGACAACGTGTCAGTGGTGTACCAGGGCGGGACGGCTCGCCACCCTTCAATGCGGAGCTCCAGCAACGTGGGAAGTGTGTACGCGCCAGGAATCTCCTTTCACAGCAGCCAAAGCGCCACGCCGTATTCACAGGCTTATGTCAGCGACCCCAACGCATCCTACCAGTCCAGCTTTCATCCGGTTCCACACACTCCTGTTTTCATAGGCTACGAAACATCAAGGATTCAACAAAGGGGAAACAACGCTGGTGTATACATATAA